A region of the Ptychodera flava strain L36383 chromosome 22, AS_Pfla_20210202, whole genome shotgun sequence genome:
TCATCAGCATAATGAACAGGGCGGCGTCCATACCTGCGATCTCCCATGGCTCTGGTTCTGGCGGACGCGACGTGTTTCAGCGCAAGCGATGGAGCAATCTTGGCAGCTGCATGCATACGCGTCCTCCGTTGGCGCCTGGTTGCAGGGTACAGATTGGCATATCCAGCGCCTCCAAGTTGTGCGGCAACTCGGTGCCATTTTCAACTAGAATGTAGTTGATGTCGAAGGGAGTAATTCCGTTTGACGTGCTTCCCATGTATTCCAGCCAATCCTCGGGTGTACATTCTTCGGCCGTTTTACCTCCGCACATGAGTCCGATCACAGGCGAGTTTGTGGACGGAAACAGCACTTCATTGCAGGAGTAGAACGCACCGTATGCAAATCTCTTCGAGAAATATTCGTCGACTTCGATTATTTGGGTGTAGTTTTCCTCGGGAACCTCATTTAGCACGGTGGCATTCACAAATAAACTTTGGTGCGGGCTGCACGTCGCGTTGCAGTAGAGCTCCATGAAATTTCTCAGGCAGGCAGGGCAGCGGGCGAACGCCTGTTGGATGAAGGCCGTTGATTCTTGTAGTGTCTGGAGCTGATCAGAACTGCAGCAGGTTAGTGGATCATCGCCAATATCGAGCTCTGGACAAAGATCCGACAGGATGCTTTTTCCGAGGGGCTCCGTCAGAGGTTTCGGTGGTCCGTTGTGGTAACAGTTCACAGTTTTGCCAGTTAAGGGACTGTCACCGCACTGGCCGTACCACATACATCGCCCTTCCTCGTGTATGTGTGGGTATCCTGACACTCCAATCTGCAAAGAGTGAAAGAAAGACCACACTTTACACTTGCTTACCTCAGAATTCGGAGAGCCATTTTGACAGACCATCGGGTAATCCCTTGTGCAAGCGTATATGTACGTACACACACTCCAGCACAAACTCAAACCACATCACACGTCAAATGCAGAGAACGGACCCTGTCAGCACGTATCTTAAATATCAAGGGTAGCCGGACCATTTAATttcggggggtggggggggggtgggctaGAGGAAATGGTTACGGCAATGATTTCTGGCCCCTGGCAGTAATTTTCTTAAAATGCGGCTACACTGAACCAATGTTTTTGTCCAGTTGAGTCAAAGCATTTTTTCAGCAAAGACAAAATCATTTAAACAcagcctttgtaaaatatagtgTTCTCATAAAGTGAGAGTAGCTGTAACTATTGTTTTTTTCAGTATTGAATTTTTTGtatcaactacaatttcttgttcttctctccAGAGTTTATTGAAATGCCCAGTATTCAGTTTGTGTACACAGCAAGTATACATGTGAAGTGCATTAATATTGTGTACAAACGGATCTCAGTCCGGACTGAAATTGAATTGTgcacaataacaatgcagtgtaAACGCGTAAGTTGTAATTCTTGGTATTGTATGTCAACATGTGGAGAGTAAAATAACAAATTGTAGTgacactgaacaaaaatactgtaaaacagcAGCAAACGATAATATACGAGTTTTAAACAGAAGTtttaaaaggacaaagtcgCTTTTTTACCTTTTTCCTGGAGTACAGTCAGCTTGTGTCCAGGTTTAAGaaagtttgtaaagttgttttgaCTTCAACGAACTTTTATATGGTGTGTATTTAGTCTTCAAATATTTTCCCCAGAATTTTGTAAAACGTTTTGTGTTCAGAAAAGATTTGCCTTCATATTAAGTTCCACTTTATGGTGATTGGCAAGGATTTATGCATGTTATCGCTCTCATTGCCTTTAAAGTTTTCACCAGTGGTTTACAACGCCCAATGTTAGCCTTATTAGAGGGTGTTATGTGATACAGAGTAATACCTGCTGTTTATTCTTAACCTGTCAGGGTGTTGAAAAAGCATGACAGAAGACCGGATACAATTTTATgtgcaatgaaaaaaattatttactgaGATTTGAGTTGaatctgaaaattttgttttcgtcATTAGATATTTTATAAAATGACACAGAACATATATGTCATTGCCATTAAGAGTAATTTCTCAGGCAATAAAAAGCAGTTAAGACATTAATGTTTAACACACACTCATGTATTAAACTGATATTTGATAAACATTAACAGCGTCTTAACtggagaaagagagagagagagagagagagagagagagagagagagaagagagagagagagagagagagagagagagagagagagagagagagagcttctATGGCTGCCTTACTAGTATTTCGTTATCTGTGAGTGTAAGATGGTTTAGACAGTTCTCACCCCGCACCTTGGTTTTAACAAAACACCTTTTATAACGATGAGCCTGTGAAGCCTGCGTCAaccatttcaaaaaatgaacaatCCATTAGGTTTTGGAGAGATCGGTCATTTGGTTTTGCTGTTTTGATTTCcgtaaaacaaaatggcggttACGGTAGCTCGCCTGCATTCCAATGCAATAAACGGCGTTTTCTCACTTTACCAGTCGCCTGATAATAAACTTTTACGACAGGTATCAcatgaaatgtggtgtttatTTTGGTGTGGGATTTGATTGTATTCAAACCAAAATGAAGCCCCACAATTACAAACACAGACATCTTGTCAAACCATAAGACACATCGTAACAATAGGGACCCAGGCGTTTCCCAACCGGTATGTGGAAGGAATGTGACTTGTGTAATGGTAGAACTTACAACGTGTCCAATTTACACGTAATGGGACGCATTGACGCCCAAAATTGCATATTAATTTATGTTATAGCTGGTAAGCAACGATATCACGTCCGATGATATTatatgcgcctcggggacagacattcggcgttttctggtctaccacttgagggggctcatttaaaagctctttgagtaagaacTTTTTTCACATTCTTCCCCTCAGATTTTTAGTGGAAAACTCGAAATACATCTTAAATTTTTATCGCTTATGAGAGGTAAAGGAGATATCGTCTCCAAAGGTACGTATGTATCGTAATACGCAGTGAATAACTTGCCCTTATCGCGTATCGGATCTAATTTTggtatgtgaaaaaaaatactgcatTTAAAAGAAAGAACATGTAATGTCTccataaatttgaaagaaaagaagCCTCTCCTTCAATTGAGCTCCAAAGGCACTTCGATATTAAGGCAGGTGAATTGATAAAGGAATGCAAAACGTGTTTCCTGTCACACCTTAGTTTGTGAAACAGGTGGTTTTTCATAGTATTGATACAGCATTTACAACAACCAAAGAATTCCCACACTTGTCGCCGCCACTCCCGAAGTCTATTGTGATGTAGCTATGTTTGAAATGACCAGTGCATTGGAAGGAGATAGAGCTAACTGCGGTTTCTGATCGACCAATTAGAAAGGAGATAATATTACGCCAGGTGGATGTTGCCTTTTCTCCCACAAAACCTGCCTTCTTTAGAACTTCGGTCTGTTACAACGGTTAATGGGGATTGTTATGACAGCTCAAGGGCAGCGGTCTCCGAGATCACTGGAGTGATCGGTGTCTAAACCTCGAGATCACTAAAAGAGGAACTAAAAACAAGGTGTCTGATATACTGGGCGAATGCACACCAATCAAGCCTCGAACCCACAAACCGGTAAGTGGTATCCGAATCAAACTCAATCTATGAGTGTACACTTGGTTTCCTCCTGTAAAAATAGTCCCTTAGTATCTCCGTGGTATCTCGTCATATTCGTGTGGGCCAATTATCAAATCGTGCCAACAGAGAGAAAAATATGTTCGCCGGTCAgcctttttttccaaaataatgaaatttgaaacGACAAGTATGACATATCGTACGGCGGCGCAGTGTGGTATCGATACACCCCTTGGCCCCACTTCCTGAAAGCATGACGTCATTTTTAATCAATATAAACGAATATTTGCCTACTTGT
Encoded here:
- the LOC139122848 gene encoding NPC intracellular cholesterol transporter 1-like, with product MARLLLFVVFCWLVNIQIGVSGYPHIHEEGRCMWYGQCGDSPLTGKTVNCYHNGPPKPLTEPLGKSILSDLCPELDIGDDPLTCCSSDQLQTLQESTAFIQQAFARCPACLRNFMELYCNATCSPHQSLFVNATVLNEVPEENYTQIIEVDEYFSKRFAYGAFYSCNEVLFPSTNSPVIGLMCGGKTAEECTPEDWLEYMGSTSNGITPFDINYILVENGTELPHNLEALDMPICTLQPGANGGRVCMQLPRLLHRLR